In the genome of Planctomycetota bacterium, the window TAATTCCATCCGTATTAAGCCATCTCCTTTTAAACGACCTTCTGCACCTTTGAACACACAAAACTCAGGAACGGCCATGCGATTACTGGCAGGGTTAGTCGCTACTCAGCCGTTTATGTCTGTTTTAACGGGAGGCTGGCAATTAAACAAACGACCGATGGCTCGCATTATCAAACCATTGCGCCTGATGGACGCATTAATCATGGGTAAAAATAAGGATACCCAGGCCCCGTTAATAATAAAAGGAGGGATGCTTAAAGGGAAAAGCCATAAAATGCTAATTCCCAGCGCACAGGTCAAATCAGCATTGCTTATTGCGGGGCTCAAGGCAAAAGGCATCACTCAAATAAAAGAATCACTTCCTACCAGAAATCATACGGAAAACCTGTTAAAAGCAATGGGCGCGGATATAAAAATATCAGGCCTTAACATAAAACTTAATCCGGTTAATAAATTAAAACCGCTTGATATAACACTTCCCGGAGATATTTCATCCGCCGCCTATTTCATCGCCGCGGCAATCTTAATACCAGGCGCTAAAATCGTTATCCACAATCTAGGGTTAAATCCGCGACGCATTGGTTTTATAGAAATACTCCGAAAAATGGGAGCGAAGATAAAAATCAGCTGCCTTAATCAAACCTATTTCGAACAAATCGGCACTTTAGAAGCATCATATTCCGGAACATTACACGCCACAAAAATTGACGGAATTATTCTGCCTTCGTTAATAGATGAAGTTCCGCTCCTGTCCGTTGTCGCAACCCAAGCCGAAGGAATCACCACAATCCGTAAGGCGGGCGAATTAAGATTTAAAGAATCAGACCGCATCTCGGCGGTTGTTACGGAACTAAAACACCTGAAAGCGGATATAAAAGAACTGCCCGACGGCCTCCTCATCAAAGGGAAATCCCCTTTAGAAGGCGCTGTATGCAGCTCCCATCACGACCACAGGATTGCCATGTCTTTAGCCGTAGCTGGTCTTACAGCGAAAGGCAAAACAATCATTCGCAATGCGGAATGTATTTCCAAATCGTTTCCAACCTTTGGGAAACAGTTAAAAAAGATAACGACCAAAGTTTAACAATATTGTATAAAATTAGCTTAAAATATTTCCCTTATTAGTTTCCCATGCTATAATCAGGCTAACAATACGAAGAGGAGAAAACATATTATGCTAAAAAAACTGGTGATTGCCTTTTGTTTAATATTAGTGATAACCGGTTTCGTATTCAGCCAAATGCAACAGCTTGAAATTGAAATCTTCCCTGAACCGGCCGCACCAACCCCATCTACAAGCCAGGGGAACATGTCTACTTGCGCTGATTTCAATAATATTAAAAGCTTATGGACCGCTTCGGTAAACTTTAAACCGGTCGGCAAGGAAGGATTGGAAGAAAAGCGCAAAACCACTCAGCAACAGCTAGATACCTATGTTAAATCGATGGAAAAGAACTCTTTTTCCGGTCGATGGGTAAGAAATTTCCTTGAATCCGAATTCGACAATCTCTTTTTATTTATAGGCTGCCGGGAAAAACTGCTGCAGGATAAAAATATTCCTGAGGACGAATCAATAAACGCCTTTAAAAAAGAATTGAACTTCTGCTACGAAGGCGTTAAAACCCTGGAAACCTTCAAAGAATATGACTGGTGGATGGGAGAAATGATTGAAAACCGCTGCCAGCGCGCTTTCCAAACCGTGCGTAAAACCTCTTTTAAGAAAAAACTTTCCACACTCAACCTAAACACAGAACAATACAAAGAATTCATCATCAAAATAATAGACGGGCTTTTCGATTACAAGCAAAAAATTAAGCCCTCCGCCAAACCGGCAACCCTTGGAAAAACGAAAGAACCATTAAAAGACGTTAAAATTAAAACCCCGAAAGGCCAATGGACTGAACATAAACGAGAAGGTAATGAACTCTTCGAAACAGACATACTGGAAATCACTGCCAAGGAAGAACAGAAAATAATGCTGGCAGACAGGCGCTATATCGTCCTGGAAGCTGAAGCCATCATGACCGGATGGGAAATTTATCCTGCCATACCGGAAACACTGAATAAAGATATTGCCCGCCTGATCGAACTCTTAAACGCCGATGATTGGGAAACCAGGGAAAATGCCACCAATGAGCTTATTTCAATCGGCGAGCCGACTATTTCCGCCGTGGAAAAAGCGTGCGCACATGTTGAGCCGGAAGTAAGAATGCGGGCAAATTATATATTAAAGAAAATCAAACGGGGTAATGTCGACGAACAAGTCCGCGCCGTCTTGGAACCATACTTAAAAACCGGCAGATATCCGAACGGCCAGGAATGGAAACAGCTGACTGAACAATTGCTATCCTTGGGCGAAGCAGCACGCATCATAGAAGTGCTCGAAATAATCCAGGGGGAACAAGCCCAAAACACCCAGCAATGGTATATCATGCAGCAATTCTTGCAAATGATACGGCCCAGAATGCGCAGGTAATACCCCGTGTGCATCTTAATTACCTGCCTACCGTTGCCACGTAACTATAACTTCAGGCATAAACACATCTAATTATTATGAGATTATACCATGGAAATTAAGAACCGGTTTAAGCAAATCAAATTGCTTGACGAAACGTAATATTTCTTTTATAATAAAACATCTTTAACGTTGAAAGTGCGTACTGATATGACTAACATTATTTACCTCGATAATGCCGCAACCACTTTCCCCAAACCCCCCGAAATATACGATTTCATGATTGATTTTTACCGTACAAACGGGGTTAATCCGGGACGGACCGGTTGCGATTTGGCTCTGGCTGCGGAAAAAATGATAAACGATACGCGCCAGATGCTTACTAAGTTCTTCGGCGCAAAAGGCGATTATAACCGCCTGGTATTTTCCTATAATGCCAGTGATTCACTCAACATCATTATTAATGGTGTCTTAAATAAAGGCGACCATGTGGTTTCTACCGTGATGGAACATAATTCCGTCTTGCGCCCCTTGAATTTCCTGCAGAAGGAAGGCAAAATCACGGTCGATTGGGCAAAGGCGGATAAAAAAGGCTTGGTCGCACCGGATGAAATCAAACGCCTTATCCGCAAGAACACCAAGCTGGTCATCGTAAACCACGGCTCTAATGTCGTGGGAAGCATACAGCCGATCAAGGAAATAGGCGCGATATGCCGCGCTAAAGGAATACTTTTTGCCATAGACGCCGCCCAAACCGCCGGCATGGTTCCAATTAACATGGAAGAAATAAATATAGATTTACTGGCTTTTACCGGGCACAAATCGCTTTTCGGGCCAACCGGAATCGGCGGCCTATATGTCCGTGAAGGAGTTGACGTGAAACCATTACGCCACGGCGGAACCGGCGTTCGTTCGGCTTATCCGTATCATCTGGAAGAATACCCCTGGCGACTTGAATGCGGCACGCTTAATATGGTCGGCATTGCCGGACTCTATGCCGGCCAAAAATGGATAGCCAAACAGGGATTCGATAATATCAGGCAACACGAGATGAAACTGGCAAAAAAACTGGTCGAGGGCTTATATGGAATAGAAGGCGTAACCGTTTATTGCCCGAAAAATATGGAAAACAGGCTGCCGGTAATTTCCGTAAATGTTGATGGTTTTGAATCGGCCGATGTCGGGGTCCAGCTTGATGTCGACCATGATATCATCACCCGCACCGGACTTCACTGCGCCCCCAAAGTCCATGAAACCATCGGAACAATCAAAGCCGGCACTACCAGGCTTTCTATCGGACCATTCAATACCATCCAGCATATCGAAACGGCAATAAGCGCCGTTAAGGGAATCGCCCAGGCAGGCTTGCAAAGGGTAAACCAGAATAAAATAGTTTATGAAACATCGCTGGAATCTTAAATATGGAAGAAGGAAAAACAATCATTAAATTGCCCGATGGCAGGGAAATCGAAGTTGATAAAGAAGGTTTTATGGTTCACCCTGAATTATGGAGCGAGGAGATTGCCGTATCCTTCGCCAAACTTGAAGGGATTGAAACCTTAACCGAAGAGCACTGGTCGGTGATAAAATATATCAGGAACCACTATCTGGAAAACGACCTTGCCCCCATGGTCAGAAGTATCTGCAAAACCACCTGCCTGCCGTTAAAAAAGATATACGAACTCTTCCCGGCCGGTCCTGCCAAAGGCGCTTGCAAATGGGCCGGGCTTCCCAAACCTGACGGCTGTGTTTAACCGAAGTATCTATGGAAACCGTTGATTTCACCATTCTTACCGCAATCTTGTGTATCCTCACCCTCGGCATAATGATGCTCCTTACCTTTAGCAAACTGCGCAAGGATTTTTCCGAACCTAAAGGCAGTCCAGCCAAAGGAATTGCTTATGCCCTGACCTTCGGCATGCTCCCGGGCGCAAAGGAAAGCGCTTCCCAACATCTTACCTCATACCTTGCCGGTATCTTATTCCATATCGGGATATTCGCCTCGTTTTTATCTACGGCGATTATTTATTTTGGGCTGAATGATACTTTGATAATTCCCGATTGGCCGCTTTACATACTAATGGGATTGATTGCCATAGGCCTGTTAAACGGATTGGGTTTGCTGATAAAACGGATTATAAATCAACGGCTCAGGGCTCTCAGCCACTTTGACGACTATTTTTCCAATATCCTGGTTAATGTCTTTCTTGCCGCCGCTATGGCCGCCCTGATTGGTAAAACAGAAACCGCTTATAACTTTATGTATCTTATCGAAGGCATATTATTTTTATACATCCCCCTTGGCAAACTGCGCCATTGCGCGTATTTCTTTGCCACGCGGATAATGTTCGGAATGTTTTACGGGCATCGGGGTGTCTTGAATAAAATAAAGGCTGGCTGAAAATGACCGAAAAGAAACCTGATACCGAAGCGGCTTTCAAGAGGTTCAAGGAGCTTCTGGACGCCAAAATCCATATATACATGAACGCCTGCGTCCATTGCGGACTGTGCGCGGATACCTGCCATTATTCGCTGGCTAATCCGGATGATATTGAAATGATTCCGGCATTCAAGATAAATAAGATTACTTCCTTTTACCGCAGGTATCATACCGTTCTGGGAAAACTTATCCCCTTCTGGACAGGCGCCAGAAAACTGGATGAAAATTACGCCAAAGAACTGGTTGATACCGCGTTCGGCAAATGCACGATGTGCGGCCGGTGCGGGATAAACTGCTCAATCGGCTTAAACGCTGGACAGCTGA includes:
- a CDS encoding TusE/DsrC/DsvC family sulfur relay protein; protein product: MEEGKTIIKLPDGREIEVDKEGFMVHPELWSEEIAVSFAKLEGIETLTEEHWSVIKYIRNHYLENDLAPMVRSICKTTCLPLKKIYELFPAGPAKGACKWAGLPKPDGCV
- a CDS encoding HEAT repeat domain-containing protein, whose amino-acid sequence is MLKKLVIAFCLILVITGFVFSQMQQLEIEIFPEPAAPTPSTSQGNMSTCADFNNIKSLWTASVNFKPVGKEGLEEKRKTTQQQLDTYVKSMEKNSFSGRWVRNFLESEFDNLFLFIGCREKLLQDKNIPEDESINAFKKELNFCYEGVKTLETFKEYDWWMGEMIENRCQRAFQTVRKTSFKKKLSTLNLNTEQYKEFIIKIIDGLFDYKQKIKPSAKPATLGKTKEPLKDVKIKTPKGQWTEHKREGNELFETDILEITAKEEQKIMLADRRYIVLEAEAIMTGWEIYPAIPETLNKDIARLIELLNADDWETRENATNELISIGEPTISAVEKACAHVEPEVRMRANYILKKIKRGNVDEQVRAVLEPYLKTGRYPNGQEWKQLTEQLLSLGEAARIIEVLEIIQGEQAQNTQQWYIMQQFLQMIRPRMRR
- the aroA gene encoding 3-phosphoshikimate 1-carboxyvinyltransferase; translated protein: MNLTVTKSRITKSNITIPGDKSIAHRALILCTLANGESIIRNIPDSKDINATLNCLKQLGVKLKRDKHNSIRIKPSPFKRPSAPLNTQNSGTAMRLLAGLVATQPFMSVLTGGWQLNKRPMARIIKPLRLMDALIMGKNKDTQAPLIIKGGMLKGKSHKMLIPSAQVKSALLIAGLKAKGITQIKESLPTRNHTENLLKAMGADIKISGLNIKLNPVNKLKPLDITLPGDISSAAYFIAAAILIPGAKIVIHNLGLNPRRIGFIEILRKMGAKIKISCLNQTYFEQIGTLEASYSGTLHATKIDGIILPSLIDEVPLLSVVATQAEGITTIRKAGELRFKESDRISAVVTELKHLKADIKELPDGLLIKGKSPLEGAVCSSHHDHRIAMSLAVAGLTAKGKTIIRNAECISKSFPTFGKQLKKITTKV
- a CDS encoding aminotransferase class V-fold PLP-dependent enzyme encodes the protein MTNIIYLDNAATTFPKPPEIYDFMIDFYRTNGVNPGRTGCDLALAAEKMINDTRQMLTKFFGAKGDYNRLVFSYNASDSLNIIINGVLNKGDHVVSTVMEHNSVLRPLNFLQKEGKITVDWAKADKKGLVAPDEIKRLIRKNTKLVIVNHGSNVVGSIQPIKEIGAICRAKGILFAIDAAQTAGMVPINMEEINIDLLAFTGHKSLFGPTGIGGLYVREGVDVKPLRHGGTGVRSAYPYHLEEYPWRLECGTLNMVGIAGLYAGQKWIAKQGFDNIRQHEMKLAKKLVEGLYGIEGVTVYCPKNMENRLPVISVNVDGFESADVGVQLDVDHDIITRTGLHCAPKVHETIGTIKAGTTRLSIGPFNTIQHIETAISAVKGIAQAGLQRVNQNKIVYETSLES